In a single window of the Pelagibacterium sp. 26DY04 genome:
- a CDS encoding ABC transporter permease, with the protein MLAFILKRLGQAILVMLAVSLIAFIMFRYVGDPVASLVSQEASIADQEQLRERLGLNDPAYEQYFRFLGNAIQGQFGISYRLQTPVADLILSRLPATIELALVSATIALTLGIVLGVFTALNPKNWAAAGVMAFSLIGVSLPTFLIGIGLIYVFAVELQWLPSFGRGEVVDLGWWHTGFLTESGLRSIILPAITLSLFQMTLIMRLVRAEMMEVLRQDYIKFARARGLSKRAINFGHALKNTLVPVITITGLQLGSVIAFAIVTETVFQWPGVGSLFVNSVAVVDVPVMAAYLMFIAFVFVAINLIVDILYYVVDPRLRIGGPARGN; encoded by the coding sequence ATGCTGGCCTTCATACTCAAACGGCTCGGACAAGCCATATTGGTGATGCTCGCCGTTTCGCTCATCGCCTTCATCATGTTCCGCTATGTGGGCGATCCGGTCGCTTCGCTGGTCAGCCAGGAAGCCTCTATCGCCGACCAGGAGCAGCTCCGCGAGCGGCTGGGGCTTAACGATCCGGCTTATGAGCAGTATTTCCGGTTCCTCGGCAACGCCATCCAGGGCCAGTTCGGCATTTCCTACCGTCTGCAGACGCCGGTGGCCGACCTGATCCTTTCGCGCCTGCCCGCCACCATCGAATTGGCGCTGGTTTCCGCCACGATCGCCCTGACGCTGGGGATCGTCTTGGGGGTGTTTACCGCCCTCAACCCCAAGAACTGGGCGGCCGCCGGGGTCATGGCATTCTCGCTGATCGGGGTGTCGCTGCCCACTTTCCTCATCGGTATCGGGCTCATCTACGTCTTTGCCGTCGAGCTGCAATGGCTGCCCAGTTTCGGGCGCGGCGAGGTGGTGGATCTGGGCTGGTGGCACACCGGCTTTTTGACCGAGAGCGGGCTGCGCTCGATCATCCTGCCGGCCATCACGCTGTCGCTGTTTCAGATGACGCTGATCATGCGCTTAGTGCGCGCCGAGATGATGGAGGTGCTGCGCCAGGATTACATCAAGTTCGCGCGGGCCCGCGGGCTCTCCAAGCGCGCCATCAATTTCGGCCATGCGCTCAAGAACACTCTGGTGCCGGTGATCACCATTACCGGGCTGCAACTGGGGTCGGTCATCGCCTTCGCGATCGTCACCGAAACGGTGTTCCAGTGGCCGGGCGTGGGCTCGCTGTTCGTCAATTCGGTGGCCGTCGTCGACGTGCCGGTGATGGCGGCATACCTGATGTTCATCGCCTTCGTGTTCGTCGCGATCAACCTGATCGTGGATATTCTTTATTATGTCGTCGACCCGCGCCTGCGGATCGGTGGCCCGGCTCGGGGGAACTGA